A genomic segment from Verrucomicrobiota bacterium encodes:
- a CDS encoding glycosyltransferase family 2 protein, which produces MSYSVLILTHNEAINIRRCIESLKECDDVVVVDSYSEDETVDILSGLPVRVYSRHFDSFAGQRNWAIDTIEFKNRWILHLDADECITPELHAELCDVTYRDEKSAYYIANKIIFMNRWIRRSSMYPFYQARLLRLGESRFEQIGHGQHLSFAARGTGLLKEPYIHYNFSKGISDWLRRHNRYSSDEAQRLCGGRDLGFTTMISQIFGKHGDERQQALKLLADRIPCRPLIRFVYLFFWKRAFLDGLPGFHYCMLVAFYDYLIRLKAEEIKLAESLPSKAS; this is translated from the coding sequence ATGTCCTATTCCGTTCTCATCCTTACCCATAATGAGGCGATCAACATTCGTCGATGCATCGAGTCGCTCAAGGAATGCGATGATGTGGTGGTGGTCGATTCCTACAGTGAGGATGAAACAGTGGATATCCTATCAGGACTGCCTGTTCGGGTTTATTCCCGACACTTTGACTCGTTTGCAGGTCAAAGGAACTGGGCGATTGACACCATTGAGTTCAAGAATCGATGGATCCTTCATCTGGACGCCGACGAGTGCATCACGCCGGAGCTTCACGCCGAACTCTGCGATGTGACATACAGGGATGAGAAAAGCGCTTATTACATAGCCAATAAAATCATCTTCATGAATCGCTGGATCCGGAGATCGAGCATGTATCCCTTTTACCAGGCGCGCCTGCTTCGTCTGGGTGAGTCACGCTTTGAGCAGATCGGCCACGGGCAGCATCTTTCGTTTGCAGCCAGAGGTACCGGCCTTCTGAAGGAGCCGTATATCCATTATAACTTTTCCAAGGGAATATCCGACTGGCTTCGCCGCCATAACAGGTATTCCTCGGACGAGGCGCAAAGACTGTGCGGGGGCCGGGATCTTGGCTTCACGACGATGATCTCCCAGATCTTCGGCAAGCACGGTGATGAACGCCAGCAGGCTTTGAAACTTCTGGCAGACCGCATTCCCTGCCGTCCGCTCATCCGTTTTGTGTATCTCTTTTTCTGGAAGCGAGCGTTTCTGGATGGGCTACCCGGCTTCCATTACTGCATGCTCGTTGCCTTTTACGATTACCTGATTCGCCTTAAGGCTGAGGAAATCAAACTGGCCGAATCCCTGCCTTCAAAGGCTTCATGA
- a CDS encoding putative colanic acid biosynthesis acetyltransferase, producing MSDALDISSNRSARKYSRRELLGRVLWGMAWPLFRFSPRLLWGWRTALLRLFGAKIGRHVQIHPSVRIFLPWNLEVGDWSSIGFDALVYNLGRVTIGERVTISQRVHLCAGSHDYRDSAMLLLKPPIRVGEGAWICADAFVGPGVTVGEGAVLGARSVVMRNVERNSVMAGNPARRVAERK from the coding sequence ATGAGCGACGCCCTTGACATTTCATCCAACCGCAGTGCCCGGAAGTATTCCCGGAGGGAGCTGCTCGGGAGGGTTCTCTGGGGGATGGCATGGCCTCTGTTCCGATTCAGTCCGCGGCTACTCTGGGGATGGAGGACTGCCTTGCTGCGTCTCTTTGGCGCAAAGATCGGCCGTCATGTCCAAATCCATCCAAGTGTCCGGATCTTCCTCCCGTGGAATCTGGAGGTGGGTGACTGGTCGTCGATCGGGTTTGATGCGCTGGTGTACAATCTGGGGCGGGTCACGATCGGTGAACGGGTGACGATCTCTCAGCGAGTCCATCTCTGCGCTGGAAGCCATGATTACCGAGACAGTGCCATGCTGCTTCTGAAGCCGCCGATCCGTGTCGGTGAGGGCGCCTGGATCTGTGCCGATGCCTTCGTGGGACCCGGCGTGACTGTCGGTGAGGGGGCGGTCCTGGGGGCCCGCTCGGTGGTGATGAGGAATGTGGAAAGAAATTCCGTCATGGCCGGTAATCCGGCACGCAGGGTGGCGGAGCGAAAATAG